A stretch of DNA from Cololabis saira isolate AMF1-May2022 chromosome 17, fColSai1.1, whole genome shotgun sequence:
ATACATCTTCAACATGCTGGATGATTAAAAGGCAAAGCTCCCTCCGTGTTCTGTTACAGATGCAACATACAAAGGAGGTCATCATATTCAGCCCGAGCTCAGCCAATCCCAGCTCTCCTTTAAAGACCTCTTTCTGGACCCGGACACTGGCAGGGTGAGGTCCTCTCACTGTTTTATAGTGTGTGTTTGTAAGAGTTGGATAGTGTTTATTAAAGTGATGATTTCTAGCAGTGCATTACAGTGCATAACATCCAAGTGTATTTTTAGACAAAATacactttatttcttttcaattgTGGGTGTCGTGTCATGTAGGTCCGTGCTCGCCAGGTCAGGacttgtgtgtgtttcactTTGTGGAGCTGCAGGCATATTCCCACTCCAGGGGTTGGAGTTCAGGTTCTCAGCAGACACATCCGTCTCTGTGCTTTTGATGGATCTCAGGTATCCGGGTTATTTCGGTCACGTATACAGCCATTTTCTACAAGTGGAAACAGCTGAATTCATTTTAAAAATGCTTATTTTAATGTGATCTGCAATTGTGCTCCAGGTGTTAAGTAACATCCACACAGTGAGGGCAGACTACAATCCCAAGAGCCCCAAGAGCTGGAGCTTCTCTCCAAGGGTACGACGAGACCCCAGCTGCTTCCTTTAGAGCATTGTGTTACAACATCTCCTTTCATTTAAACTATGAATGTTTTTTCTGAGCTGCAGTACTATAATTGTGtattttttctgtgtgtgtggggttttttttcagaTCACCGGTGTGCTGCCCACCCTCCTTGATGGTAGCTGTTTCCTACGCTGCAACTCTTCCTCTCCTAACCTTGGAATCCTCTTTGAACTTGGAGTCACCTTTATACGCAATGTAAGATGTCACACGTGACACTGAAGAGACTAATAAATCCTTCTGTATGGAGACGGATAATTGAAAGGCAGTTCAATCATTTTTGGAAGGCACACAAGTctgttgttgtgtgtgttttagtcAACGGGGGAGAGAGGAGACCTGAGCTGCGGCTGGGCGTTCCTCAAATTAACTGATGACGCTGGAAATCCACTGTCAAACAGGTACAtccacagaaacacaacatgtgtctgtgaatgaaaaggagattaaaaagtaaaagcatCCTAGGACAGTTACACTCTCTATATCaatctggattttattaaaGAGTTTGCATTAATATTGTTTTTCAATATAATACTTCAAAATCTAATCTGATCTTGTGtacaggatgtacgagctgcCGGTGAACGGTGGCACTCCTTACGAGAAGGATGTGACGTTGGAGGTAACACTCCCTAGAAGATGTAAGAAGAGATTGTACACTCAAaaccttttttcacaaaatgtgcaaatattcaaggaaaaaaaaactggagcGATGAGTTAATAGCATGCATCTTCTCTCTTGTCAAGCTGCTGGTGGTGTTTTCCAGCAGATGCTCCAGACCAGACGACAGCCCAAACTGATTGTGAGGCTAAAATCAGCCAACAGCAAGACAAGAACACAGCTCAGGTGGGAGAATCAGAGAGAAAAGCCAAAAAACGAGCTTCAGCACATGTGGTGGATGATGTGTTTCAGTTTTGCAACAATAAATCATTCTTAGATGCTGTCAGATGCATTCCTGGCTCCCACTAGCTCAAGCCATGTGGGTTGTACATGCATAATGTGAACAGAAAGTTTTCAGATTTCAGACATTTTTACGCAATTATTGTTTCAGactcagtttagttaattttttgTTCATTATAACAAAATAAAGTCTGAAAAAAGACTTGTTTCATTAAGTACATGGTTGAAGCATTTTTAGCCTTACATCTTCTCAGCAACGATCCTAGAAATGTAGCACATTTTCTATGTTGGAGTTTTCCTCCCATTTTTCTTGGCAGCCCCACCAAGCCTCAACCAGGGAGCAGAGTGTCAGTTCAGAGCCATTTTCAGGTCTCTCCTGACAAACTGTGCTGGTTTGGGTCATGGCGGAGCAACTCCAGGACTCTCCCAGTGTTATTGCAGCCACTCATGTGCAATCCTGACTCCAGGTTGTTTGGTGAAATGTAAACTGTCACCCCAGGCTGAGAATTGAAATACTCTGGAGaagatttttcagtttttttttccccactttgatTCGTCTCCATTTTGGGTAGTATGCCAGTCTCAGCTGCAGAAAAAACAACCCCACAGAAAGATGTTGTCATTCCCACGTAAGGACAACATCCATATAAAACTGTCCAGTGTCTGGTTTCCTCCACATAATGTGGTGCATACTTTTGTAGAGTCATCcaagattctttattgtcattgttcatatttcataacaatAAAATTCCAGGTGCTTCATCGCAGGTGCTGTTCCTTATATAAAGTgcaagataagaaaaaaaaaaaatttaatgccCAGAAGATATCCATGTGATGGTGGTCAGATGCGTGTTTAGGAAGCTGATGGCTTCATGGATCCATGAAGATGGATCCAGTCACCTTTTGAGCGTAGGATGGCTTCTATTTGACTTCTACCTGAAAGGCCTGAGCGGTGGAGCAGCTGCACTGATGGTTGTCAAAGGTTTCTTCTTTTCCTGTCCAAAGAAGAGCTCTGCATCTCATTCattttgtccagttttgttttggtcataacCTTTAATCCTCACATTCTTAGACTGGCTGGAAAGCTTGATGAGTTTTTGGTTATCCCCAATTTTCTTCCATTTAAGAATTCTATTTATTTTGGTCACTTTACATGATTTCTTGTACCAACACATTACACCACCACTCTGTGCCGGTCCTGTCTCACTGGTCTGCAGACAAACTTACCGCTTCATTCATATGTACACACCTTCAATTTTGGAACCAAATATAAACAGAGTTTCTttcctaattctgaatgatgtTTGTAATGTCCCTGAAACAAACAACATGTGCAAAACATAAGAGCACTTGAAAGCCTACTCTTTCCAATCTAGATAAATGACAAGTCCATTCTCTTGTTCAGTCTCCTTCCAGACACTCTGTTGTTCTGTCTGAGCTGCATCCACCTGCTGGTTCTGCACCAGCAGCTGCTGGCTGACAAACTGCTGATGGACAGGCCCACCATGCAGAATACAGGTAACTCTCACAACAAACCCGAGCTGTGCATACTCACTgctgtttggaaaaaaaaaatagttttaaataTTTGTCTCTGTTTCAGATCTGATATGCAGTCCGATACTTTCAACCTTCCCTGTGCTGCTGGAGCAGACAGACCTGCTGGATGCTCTCAGGGTAAGAAGGAGCGGCTCTGTGGTCATGCTCATGCATGAATTGTTTTGTAATCGGATTgatcaaacttttatttttctgtagtaTATTGCTCTATCAATAGCAAACAGTTTTCATCCAATACTGGGCCAAGTTTGAAATGAATGTGTTTTCTTCCAGACTGCCTGGACGGAGGCTGAGATGAACATGAGCAGAGCACAGAAGGTCTGTGTTACCTGTGTGTTGCTTAGGGACATTAGTCTGTAAATGTATGTTAGCTAATGTTGTGCCATCCGAGTCATGGAAGCAGAACTGCTTGTGTAATAGTAACACAGGTCTGCAGAGGATGAGAAAGAATAGAAAATTAGAATTTAGTTTGAGCGCGTCCACACTGCAAATATAAACAGGTGTTTCCTCTTTGTGTGTTTCAGCGAGACCCGCCGTATTTGAAGCAGGAGTTTGTCAAAGTTTACATGTCGTCCGTATATTTCCTTCTTCACTCGCCGTCGTTGCCCTGTCACCGCTGGGCGGACCGGGGCTCGGAGGAGCAGCGGGCTAGAGTCATCTACTCCACATTAGATACTCTCAAAAACTACCACCAAACCACGGGCCAGCGCGCAGGGCCGGACATCTTTTTTGACTCAACGCATCCACATCTCGCGTTTGATGTCACAGAGCTGAGCTTTGATCTCTTGCATGTATCACGGTGACGATGACATCATCCATCAGAACAAATGTGCCTTTTgattttagttatttttccTCATGGTCGGTTctgattagaaataaataaatgcacatATTTAAACACTGGCAGTCAAAAGTTTGCTGCAGGTCATGGATCCTATTAGTAGAGCCCACAATGCTCCTCTTTTTAAAGTTGGGATAAAAGTAacattcatctttttttatatgaaatTTGTAATAAAACGTTGACTTGTCGAAACGTGTTCACATGAGCTTGATTTTCATCTGCGGCACCTGTGTTTGTGGGTGGTGatggggagggagagagggtggGGCAGTGTAGAGTTACAGGACATTAGAGCAGCGTTGAGAGAGAGTAATTAGTTGGCtgcaggtctttttttttagcctGGTATAAAAGAACAGGTACAGGCAGCGGGAGGGTGAGTGCAGCCACGGACGGTTGTTGTTTCATCATGACACAGTTCAACACAAAGGgtataatgttgaaatgtgtaTTGTAACTAAATACCCAAATGGTACCTGATGCTTTGCAAATGTTTATTCACGGTGAAGACTGTAAAAATGTCATCAGAATGAGAGTTCAAACAGCAAGGCTGAATACACTGACAGCTTATCTAGGCTGTTGCCAAGACATGCTCTTTTAAACTAGCCACATACCCCACCACTTTTAGCATAATTTATTGTTTTGTCTGTTATTTGATCTTTctcctgtaaaaaaaataaattcccaAAATACAAAATTATCATGCTGGTTTTGTACACATGTAACGAAACACTTGGAACACAGgaattattttatactattaaAATGCGTTCATGTCTCCAAGTTGACCTCCTTTTATCCACTCTGAAGACAATTGGTTTTCCTGCAGATGAATGCCCAAATACTGAGCCTTTATGCAGTTCAGTGTTTGCAGGTGAATCATTTTCCACTTCCTGTATTTCCACATTCCAGTACTGTTGCCGTGGTGACTTCATGGTCCCATCGTGACTGGATAGAGTTACATTGGGTTTAGAAAACTGCATGTCGGAATCAACTCCAGGCGAGACACATGGTTGTTTATTATTTTACGTGTTAAGCTTTTAGTTTTTACCTAGTTTTAAGTATCAACACTCTTGAGAGCATGTTGATTTGGTTTTCTTCAGTTATGAATTAAGAAGGTAAAACTGAGCAAAATGtcacaacaaaaaacatgaatTCCAACCAATTTCTTTCAATAATAGTTTATTAATCCTTGAAGGAACAAGCGATGACGCAAATACAGCTGAGATTATGTTTTTAAGCTAACTGTGCTGGTGACTGTCTGACTTAAACATGTCTGCAGAAAAGTTAATGTCATATTAcatcaaaaaagagaaaaaaagggggcacggtggctcagctggtagtgcagctgtctcacagctagaagttCTGGGTTCAATTCTTGCTGGGGACGCTGTGAGTGCTGAGGGAGTGTTTACTTCTCCCATGACTgcaaaagggcctttctgtgtggagtttgcatgttctcctcgtgttcccttgggtagctaatgtgagctaccctcacaaaaacatgcagcagctacaagtctgaaatgagagaaaatcaggaaaacacacaatggGCAAAcgagcctttggaatctgcaaaagagaaaacacagaaacgtgaacagcaagagacacaaacagcaaccattcctggtctctaaaactgaattaagactaggctactgcgattatctgccccccaaaactgtggagtgagtatgtaggtatgtatgtatgtgtgtgtgcaaagtgaaaacaaggctttacctgaactgcaaatATAGTAGTGGAGaagggagggcacaaccacaccaaccgagagaccagaagccgacaagggaGAGagccgaacccaggccaccagcagccacaCGGAGGACCTGAAGAGGGCAGGaggatccatccatctatctatccattttctatacccgccttATCCTTTGCactggggtctgctggagtctatcccagctaattacaggtgagaggcaggggtacacccgCCGGACGCCCACCACCACAGACACCAACATACACTCATGAACATGAacaatcattctctcaccactcccaTCTCCCCCTGGAGGCCCGGCACAGCCGagcaagcccccccccccccaggcagCACAGCGAACCCAAACCCGGGTCCGGCCATCAGTCCCCCCGCCCAAGGCCGAATGCGAGAAAACATGGGTGGAGGAAGACCCCACTCCTGCCCCTGGTGAtgagtgtgtgttggtgtgactAATGCAGTTAAAACAGGGAGGTTGGAGGTCAGGGCACCATGTGGCTATGCCAGTAGCCACGTTTGACAGTGCCCCCCCCTCTCCAAAGACCCTATGTGCAAGTGTCTTTGTCAGGTGTATATCTGTTGAGTGTATAGATGTCTaagatgttattaaaactgAGGAGCAGGCAGTCCCCGGGTATGTGAGACGGTGTCCCGCCTGCCCCGGATGCCCCAACCATTCGGACCTAAGTGAGTGTGTGCATGAGTCATGTaggggagcaggaggaggagaagagcacGAAGCCAGGAGGTAACACCCCCCTATAGACCACAAAAGTCCCCACCAGGCCAGGGACAGAGCTCCACCGTGACGACCGCCCATCGCATAGTGTGGGGGAGCTGGAAGAGTCCAAACATAAGATGGACGTTCAGGAAAGGTATGAACAGAGGAGGTTGTGGTTAGCACAGAA
This window harbors:
- the nphp1 gene encoding nephrocystin-1 isoform X1, coding for MPLKKARPLQLLQGEVDQLQRQADSLMKDAQSQVGSSEDAFRRCQDLQMSAHKTLKALQKLTKADEPALVRNYDQRKQEEERRLENILERLNKLSMELSPPGPSTGLGEISKEESQDSVDEDNDEDGTDDDDDDYEDEERTSAVKPPSQSGPQIYTILCDFKGEQEGDLSVRRGEVLRIIRKTADGWWMAQDMKGNRGVVPKTYLKVGSGVDDENDEEDDDEEEDDDDDDEEDEDEESEEEEDEEEEDEEGEESTDDQTKHSSASNWSTVRKALNEIDATDVLSAMGAIPPGFRPSTLSKLLDEDATYKGGHHIQPELSQSQLSFKDLFLDPDTGRVRARQVRTCVCFTLWSCRHIPTPGVGVQVLSRHIRLCAFDGSQVLSNIHTVRADYNPKSPKSWSFSPRITGVLPTLLDGSCFLRCNSSSPNLGILFELGVTFIRNSTGERGDLSCGWAFLKLTDDAGNPLSNRMYELPVNGGTPYEKDVTLEVTLPRRSAGGVFQQMLQTRRQPKLIVRLKSANSKTRTQLSLLPDTLLFCLSCIHLLVLHQQLLADKLLMDRPTMQNTDLICSPILSTFPVLLEQTDLLDALRTAWTEAEMNMSRAQKRDPPYLKQEFVKVYMSSVYFLLHSPSLPCHRWADRGSEEQRARVIYSTLDTLKNYHQTTGQRAGPDIFFDSTHPHLAFDVTELSFDLLHVSR
- the nphp1 gene encoding nephrocystin-1 isoform X2, with the translated sequence MPLKKARPLQLLQGEVDQLQRQADSLMKDAQSQVGSSEDAFRRCQDLQMSAHKTLKALQKLTKADEPALVRNYDQRKQEEERRLENILERLNKLSMELSPPGPSTGLGEISKEESQDSVDEDNDEDGTDDDDDDYEDEERTSAVKPPSQSGPQIYTILCDFKGEQEGDLSVRRGEVLRIIRKTADGWWMAQDMKGNRGVVPKTYLKVGSGVDDENDEEDDDEEEDDDDDDEEDEDEESEEEEDEEEEDEEGEESTDDQTKHSASNWSTVRKALNEIDATDVLSAMGAIPPGFRPSTLSKLLDEDATYKGGHHIQPELSQSQLSFKDLFLDPDTGRVRARQVRTCVCFTLWSCRHIPTPGVGVQVLSRHIRLCAFDGSQVLSNIHTVRADYNPKSPKSWSFSPRITGVLPTLLDGSCFLRCNSSSPNLGILFELGVTFIRNSTGERGDLSCGWAFLKLTDDAGNPLSNRMYELPVNGGTPYEKDVTLEVTLPRRSAGGVFQQMLQTRRQPKLIVRLKSANSKTRTQLSLLPDTLLFCLSCIHLLVLHQQLLADKLLMDRPTMQNTDLICSPILSTFPVLLEQTDLLDALRTAWTEAEMNMSRAQKRDPPYLKQEFVKVYMSSVYFLLHSPSLPCHRWADRGSEEQRARVIYSTLDTLKNYHQTTGQRAGPDIFFDSTHPHLAFDVTELSFDLLHVSR